A region of Vitis riparia cultivar Riparia Gloire de Montpellier isolate 1030 chromosome 1, EGFV_Vit.rip_1.0, whole genome shotgun sequence DNA encodes the following proteins:
- the LOC117925637 gene encoding probable xyloglucan endotransglucosylase/hydrolase protein B — translation MLTTLPQSLPLGTKMASCLWLLSLGLLFMVSGARGAAPRKPIDVPFGRNYVPTWAFDHIKSYNGGSEIQLVLDKYTGTGFQSKGSYLFGHFSMQIKMVPGDSAGTVTAFYLSSQNSEHDEIDFEFLGNRSGQPYILQTNVFTGGKGDREQRIYLWFDPTKAFHSYSVLWNTFLIIFLVDDVPIRVFKNSKDLGVKFPFDQPMKIYSSLWNADDWATRGGLEKTDWSKAPFVASYKSFHVDGCEASVEAKFCATQGKRWWDQREFQDLDSLQYRRLAWVRQKYTIYNYCTDRVRYPTMPPECKRDRDV, via the exons ATGCTTACTACACTTCCTCAGTCTCTCCCTCTCGG AACAAAAATGGCTTCTTGCCTGTGGCTTCTCTCTCTGGGTTTACTGTTTATGGTCTCTGGAGCAAGGGGTGCTGCTCCAAGGAAGCCTATCGATGTGCCATTCGGTAGAAACTATGTGCCTACATGGGCTTTTGACCACATCAAGTCCTACAATGGAGGCTCTGAGATTCAGCTCGTCCTTGACAAATACACAG GTACTGGCTTCCAATCCAAGGGGTCTTACTTGTTCGGCCACTTCAGTATGCAAATAAAGATGGTTCCAGGGGATTCTGCGGGAACTGTAACTGCTTTCTAT CTGTCTTCTCAAAACTCAGAGCATGATGAAATAGACTTTGAGTTCTTGGGGAACAGGTCCGGCCAACCCTACATTTTACAGACAAATGTCTTCACGGGAGGAAAAGGAGACAGAGAGCAGAGAATCTATCTTTGGTTTGACCCAACCAAAGCTTTTCACTCATACTCAGTTCTATGGAATACGTTTCTGATAAT ATTCTTGGTGGACGATGTCCCAATAAGAGTGTTCAAGAACAGCAAAGATTTGGGAGTTAAGTTTCCATTCGACCAACCCATGAAGATATACTCAAGCCTGTGGAATGCGGATGACTGGGCCACAAGGGGTGGGCTGGAGAAGACCGACTGGTCCAAGGCTCCATTTGTGGCTTCGTACAAGAGTTTCCACGTGGATGGGTGTGAGGCCTCAGTGGAAGCCAAATTTTGTGCGACCCAGGGCAAGAGATGGTGGGACCAAAGGGAATTTCAAGATCTCGACTCCCTTCAGTACAGGAGACTCGCCTGGGTCCGCCAGAAATACACCATCTACAACTACTGCACTGACCGAGTTAGATACCCCACCATGCCACCTGAATGCAAGAGAGACAGAGACGTTTAG